The genome window TCCAAATGCAAAGGTTGTATATTTATCATCTGAAAAATTTACAAATGAATTTATTAACTCAATTCGAGATAATAAGGCACTCGATTTTCGCAATAAATACCGCAATGTAGATGTACTGCTAATTGATGATATTCAATTTCTAGCTGGAAAAGAATCAACTCAGGAAGAATTTTTCCACACTTTTAATACATTGCATGAAGAATCGAAACAAATTGTTATATCCAGTGATCGTCCTCCTAAGGAAATTCCGACATTGGAAGATCGTTTGCGTTCTCGATTCGAATGGGGACTAATTACAGATATTGCGCCTCCTGATTTGGAAACTCGTATTGCCATTCTCCGAAAAAAGGCAAAAGCTGATGGTCTAGAAGTGCCAAATGAAGTTATGCTCTATATTGCGAACCAGATTGACTCCAATATTCGGGAGCTTGAAGGTGCGCTTATTCGCGTCGTTGCCTATTCATCCCTTGTTAACAAGGATATTAATGCGACTTTGGCTGCTGAAGCATTAAAGGATATTATTCCTAATTCGAAGCCGCGAACTGTCACTATATTAGACATTCAAAATGCAGTAGGAGAGCATTTTAACATTCGTTTAGAGGATTTTGTCGCGAAAAAACGAACAAAGTTAATTGCCTTTCCACGTCAAGTCGCGATGTTTTTATCCCGCGAATTAACAGATTTTTCGCTGCCGAAAATTGGCGAAGAATTTGGTGGACGTGACCATACTACTGTTATACATGCTCACGAGAAAATATCTTCTATGTTGAAAAATGACGTTCAGCTACAGCAAGATATTAAACAAATTCGAAGCATGCTAGGGAAATAATACTGTGGACAACTCAATCGTTTAAACACAAACTTATACACAGTCTATCTACATGTGGATAGACTGATTTTATTCACTTAAACATACTTATCCACAAATCCACAGGGCCTATTACTATATCTTTTTTATTTTATATAAATAAATAATATAAATATGTGAGGGAAAACGAATGAAATTTGATATTTTACGTGACCGTTTATTAGAGGGTTTAAATGATGTCATGAAAGCCGTAAGTTCTAAAACAACTATTCCAATTTTAACGGGAATTAAAATTGATGTTACAGATGAGGGTATTCGCTTAACAGGTAGTGACGCTGATATTACAATTCAAACATTTATTCCTGTTGAAGAAGATGGTCAACAAATAATTCATATTACAGAAACAGGATCAATTGTTGTACAAGCTCGTATGTTTAATGAAATTGTACGTAAGTTACCAACAAATGAGGTTGAAATTCAAGTAACACCTGGTTTCCAAACTCATATCCGTTCAGGTAAATCTGAATTCCACTTAATTGGCTCAGACGCTACTGAATATCCGTTATTACCTGAATTAACAGAGGATCAAAAATTTACTATTCCTGCAGACCTATTAAAGTCAATTATCCGTGAAACAGTATTCGCTGTTGCCACTTCAGAAAGTAGACCGGTGTTGACAGGTGTAAACTGGCAGATAAAAAATGAAACATTAATCTGTGTTGCAACAGATAGCCACCGTTTGGCAAGACGTAAAGTTCAACTGGAAAATTTACCTGAGGTTGAACATAGTGTTGTAATTCCTGGTAAAAGTTTAAATGAGTTAAATAAAGTTTTAGAGGATTCAACAAATCTTGTACAAATTGTGATTACAAGCCAGCAAGTATTATTTAAAACTGGAGAAGTATTATTCTTCTCTCGTTTACTTGAAGGTAATTACCCAGATACATCACGTTTAATTCCAGAAGAATATCAAACAAATTTAACGATTAATGGTAAATCATTATTACAAGCAATCGATCGTGCATCTCTTGTTGCTCGTGGAGATCGTAATAATGTTGTACGTTTCGAGATTTTAGATAATCAAGCTGTCGAAGTTTCTTCTAATTCTCCAGAAATCGGTAAGGTTCAAGAGGAAATCCCTGTTGAGTCATTAGAAGGGGAGAACTTAAAAATTTCTTTCAGTGCGAAATACATGATGGAAGCATTAAAAGCAATAGATGGCCAAGATGTAGTTATTCAATTCACAGGAGCAATGAGACCGTTTATTTTACGCTCTGTTCATGATGATGCTATTTTACAGTTGATTTTACCTGTACGTACTTATTAAAATTTAAACTATTTGTGTTGGAGAGAATAAAACTCCATAATTTCAAGCTTTAATTGCTTTGAAAAACGTTCTGATAGTCGCTGATTGCGGCTATCTTTTTTTACTTATGGGGAATTTTTAGGTATGATAGAGAGATAGACAATCTGTATTTGGAGGGGAACACAGCTATGAAGGACATTGAAATTGATGTAGAGTTTGTCACATTAGGACAGCTTTTAAAAATGACTGATGCTATTAGCTCTGGTGGCATGGCAAAGTGGTTTTTACACGAAAATGATGTATATGTAAATGGAGAAGTGGATGATCGCCGCGGTCGTAAATTGCGTGACGGTGACATTGTAAATATTCCTGGATGTGGTCGATTTCGTATCGTTGGAACCACTGGACAGTAAATTATGCATATAGAGCATTTAGAACTTACAAATTACCGTAACTATGATGCCTTAGCTTTAAATTTCTCTCCAAAAATCAATGTTTTCATTGGTGAAAATGCACAAGGGAAAACAAATGTTATGGAATCTATTTACGTATTGGCAATGGCTAAATCCCATCGAACGACGAACGATAAAGAATTAATACGTTGGGATTCAGACTATGGTAAAATAGAAGGGGCCGTTCAAAAAAGGCATGGTATTTTACCGATTGAGCTTACGGTTACGAAAAAAGGCAAAAAAGGTAAGATAAATCATATAGAGCAAAGTCGTCTTAGTCATTATATTGGCCAAATGAATGTCGTGATGTTTGCCCCTGAAGATTTAAATGTTGTAAAGGGGAGTCCGCAAATACGACGACGTTTTATAGATATGGAGATTGGGCAAATTTCGCCTGTCTATTTACATGATTTATTAACCTTTCAAAAAATTTTAAAGCAACGTAATCATTTTTTAAAAATGAATCAAGGCAAAACAATGCCAGATGACGTGATGTACGAGGTTTATAATGAACAATATATTCACGCAGCTACCCAAATTATTCGAAAAAGATTTCAATTTATGGATTTATTGCAGGAGTGGGCAGAGCCTATTCACGCAGGTATTTCACAAGGGAAGGAAACGTTGGTTATTAAATACCGCACTGTAGCTGGTATTGAAAAAGAACATACTTCTAGTGAAATTGAAGGCTTCTTGCATAAAAAGCTAATAGAAACTAAGGAGCGTGAATTTGATCGTGGTGTTACACTAGTTGGTCCACATCGAGATGATTTGCAGTTTTTAGTAAATGGCTATGATGTTCAGACATACGGCTCACAAGGACAGCAACGCACAACCGCTCTTTCATTAAAACTTGCCGAAATTGAGTTAATTAAACAAGAAACGAATGAAACACCCATACTACTTTTAGATGATGTATTGTCGGAACTCGACGATTATCGCCAATCGCATTTATTAAATACCATTCAAGGTGAAGTTCAAACCTTTGTTACGACTACAAGTGTTGATGGAATTCATCATGAAACGATGGAGCATGCAAAGCTGTTTCACGTGAAACAAGGTGCGATTGAAGAAAGTTAGCCCGGGTAGTTTTTTAGATTACAAAAGAATGGTAATAGTCAGCTCGGTTGACTGTTCATTCATTTACACACAATGATGTTATGAAGGAGTAGATGAAAGCCGTGGCTATAGAGAACGAAGGTTTACAAAATCAAGCTTATGAAGCCGATCAGATACAGGTATTAGAAGGTTTAGAAGCGGTACGTAAAAGACCAGGGATGTATATCGGTTCAACAAGCTCTAAAGGGCTACATCATTTAGTATGGGAAATTGTTGATAATAGTATTGATGAAGCACTTGCAGGATTTTGTACAGATATAAAAGTAACGATAGAAAAAGACAACTGGATCCGTGTAGAGGACAATGGTCGTGGTATTCCGGTAAGCATTCAAGAAAAAATGGGTAAGCCTGCTGTTGAAGTTATTATGACAGTGCTACATGCTGGCGGTAAGTTCGGCGGTGGAGGATACAAAGTATCTGGTGGTCTTCATGGCGTAGGGGCTTCTGTTGTAAATGCTCTATCAGCTGTGACGATTGTTCAAGTTCATCGTGAGGGTCATATTCATGAAATTAAATTTGAACGTGGAAGAACTATTCAAGAGCTAACAATTATCGGTGAGACAGATCGTAATGGAACAACTACACGTTTTAAAGCTGACCCTGAAATATTTAAAGAAACGACTGTTTATGAATTTGACATTTTAGCACATCGTATTCGTGAATTAGCTTATTTGAATCGTGGTATCAAGATTACAATTGCTGATGAACGTGAAGATCAGGAACGTTCTACTACGTATCATTATGAAGGTGGTATTCGTTCTTATGTAGAGCATTTGAATCAATCTAAAGAGCCAATCCATGATCCAATTGATGTTCTTGGGGAAAAGGATGGTATTTCAGTTGAAATTGCTATGCAATATAATGCTGGATTCTCTTCAAATATTTTTTCATTTGCTAATAACATTAATACGTATGAAGGCGGTACACATGAGTCTGGTTTTAAAACAGCTCTGACACGTGTTATTAATGATTACGCGCGAAAAAATGGGCTATTAAAAGAGTCAGATGCAAACCTTACTGGTGAGGATGTTCGTGAAGGGTTAACAGCTATTGTTTCAATTAAGCATCCTGATCCACAATTTGAAGGACAAACAAAAACAAAGCTTGGTAACTCTGAAGTTAGCCAAATTACTAACTCCTTATTCTCAGATGGTTTTGAACGATTTATGCTAGAAAATCCAACTATAGCTCGTAAGGTTGTAGAAAAAGGTTTAATGGCTGCTCGTGCACGTGTCGCTGCTAAAAAAGCACGTGAATTTACACGTCGCAAAAATGCGCTTGAAGTATCAAGCTTGCCAGGTAAATTAGCTGACTGTTCATCAACAAATCCAGCAGAATGTGAAATTTATATCGTTGAGGGTGATTCTGCCGGCGGGTCAGCAAAATCTGGACGTGACCGACACTTCCAAGCAATCTTACCGTTACGTGGTAAAATCCTTAACGTTGAAAAAGCACGCTTAGATAAAATTTTATCGAATGCAGAAATCCGTGCAATGATTACAGCGTTTGGCACAGGTATTGGTGAAGAGTTTTCTTTAGAAAAGGCTCGTTATCATAAAATCATTATTATGACAGATGCCGATGTTGATGGTGCACACATCCGAACATTATTGTTAACATTCTTCTTCCGTTTCCTTCGACCTCTCATAGAGGCAGGTTATATTTATATTGCACAGCCACCTCTTTATCAAGTAAAGCAAGGTAAGCATGTTGAGTATTGCTATGATGAAGAAACATTAAGAGAAATTTTAGAACGACTACCGAAAATGCCAAAACCAAATGTGCAACGATACAAAGGTCTTGGAGAAATGAATGCGGAGCAGCTTTGGGAA of Lysinibacillus agricola contains these proteins:
- the recF gene encoding DNA replication/repair protein RecF (All proteins in this family for which functions are known are DNA-binding proteins that assist the filamentation of RecA onto DNA for the initiation of recombination or recombinational repair.), with protein sequence MHIEHLELTNYRNYDALALNFSPKINVFIGENAQGKTNVMESIYVLAMAKSHRTTNDKELIRWDSDYGKIEGAVQKRHGILPIELTVTKKGKKGKINHIEQSRLSHYIGQMNVVMFAPEDLNVVKGSPQIRRRFIDMEIGQISPVYLHDLLTFQKILKQRNHFLKMNQGKTMPDDVMYEVYNEQYIHAATQIIRKRFQFMDLLQEWAEPIHAGISQGKETLVIKYRTVAGIEKEHTSSEIEGFLHKKLIETKEREFDRGVTLVGPHRDDLQFLVNGYDVQTYGSQGQQRTTALSLKLAEIELIKQETNETPILLLDDVLSELDDYRQSHLLNTIQGEVQTFVTTTSVDGIHHETMEHAKLFHVKQGAIEES
- the dnaA gene encoding chromosomal replication initiator protein DnaA, with translation MEHLEELWNNVLAQVEQKISKPSFETWLKSTKLLSYNGSGSTVTIAAPNSFARDWLENHYIHLITGILTELTGEDLLIKFVVQKNQDSDDFDLPAPIIQAKNNEHHDISPGMLNPKYTFDTFVIGSGNRFAHAASLAVAEAPAKAYNPFFIYGGVGLGKTHLMHAIGHYVLEHNPNAKVVYLSSEKFTNEFINSIRDNKALDFRNKYRNVDVLLIDDIQFLAGKESTQEEFFHTFNTLHEESKQIVISSDRPPKEIPTLEDRLRSRFEWGLITDIAPPDLETRIAILRKKAKADGLEVPNEVMLYIANQIDSNIRELEGALIRVVAYSSLVNKDINATLAAEALKDIIPNSKPRTVTILDIQNAVGEHFNIRLEDFVAKKRTKLIAFPRQVAMFLSRELTDFSLPKIGEEFGGRDHTTVIHAHEKISSMLKNDVQLQQDIKQIRSMLGK
- the yaaA gene encoding S4 domain-containing protein YaaA gives rise to the protein MKDIEIDVEFVTLGQLLKMTDAISSGGMAKWFLHENDVYVNGEVDDRRGRKLRDGDIVNIPGCGRFRIVGTTGQ
- the gyrB gene encoding DNA topoisomerase (ATP-hydrolyzing) subunit B; this translates as MKAVAIENEGLQNQAYEADQIQVLEGLEAVRKRPGMYIGSTSSKGLHHLVWEIVDNSIDEALAGFCTDIKVTIEKDNWIRVEDNGRGIPVSIQEKMGKPAVEVIMTVLHAGGKFGGGGYKVSGGLHGVGASVVNALSAVTIVQVHREGHIHEIKFERGRTIQELTIIGETDRNGTTTRFKADPEIFKETTVYEFDILAHRIRELAYLNRGIKITIADEREDQERSTTYHYEGGIRSYVEHLNQSKEPIHDPIDVLGEKDGISVEIAMQYNAGFSSNIFSFANNINTYEGGTHESGFKTALTRVINDYARKNGLLKESDANLTGEDVREGLTAIVSIKHPDPQFEGQTKTKLGNSEVSQITNSLFSDGFERFMLENPTIARKVVEKGLMAARARVAAKKAREFTRRKNALEVSSLPGKLADCSSTNPAECEIYIVEGDSAGGSAKSGRDRHFQAILPLRGKILNVEKARLDKILSNAEIRAMITAFGTGIGEEFSLEKARYHKIIIMTDADVDGAHIRTLLLTFFFRFLRPLIEAGYIYIAQPPLYQVKQGKHVEYCYDEETLREILERLPKMPKPNVQRYKGLGEMNAEQLWETTMDPEYRTLLQVELDDAIKANQAFERLMGDEVEPRRQFIEENAVYANLDI
- the dnaN gene encoding DNA polymerase III subunit beta, with the protein product MKFDILRDRLLEGLNDVMKAVSSKTTIPILTGIKIDVTDEGIRLTGSDADITIQTFIPVEEDGQQIIHITETGSIVVQARMFNEIVRKLPTNEVEIQVTPGFQTHIRSGKSEFHLIGSDATEYPLLPELTEDQKFTIPADLLKSIIRETVFAVATSESRPVLTGVNWQIKNETLICVATDSHRLARRKVQLENLPEVEHSVVIPGKSLNELNKVLEDSTNLVQIVITSQQVLFKTGEVLFFSRLLEGNYPDTSRLIPEEYQTNLTINGKSLLQAIDRASLVARGDRNNVVRFEILDNQAVEVSSNSPEIGKVQEEIPVESLEGENLKISFSAKYMMEALKAIDGQDVVIQFTGAMRPFILRSVHDDAILQLILPVRTY